A region from the Cellvibrio sp. PSBB006 genome encodes:
- a CDS encoding CpsD/CapB family tyrosine-protein kinase, whose amino-acid sequence MDKNKERNIEQLIEGVDAMVESRDQLVKTAVLEHRKREQIKNMSLPILWTQDELYEKKVVFIGMRQRELLNAFREVRIRLLQKSKSDNIVVLVSSVTTEADSSFFGFNLAATFALDPHKTALYVDCNPHSTSAERYTTTEVDNGLVQYLFDNTIPLKHIIYPSGVERLRVIPSGGLSESAAELFSSKRMEVFIAEIKNRYPDRFIVLDAPPVQQSTEARILSQYCDHALLVVPFGKAVTNEVLSAVEAVGKEKFAGLVFNN is encoded by the coding sequence ATGGATAAGAACAAAGAACGTAATATTGAACAGCTGATCGAAGGCGTTGATGCCATGGTTGAAAGCCGCGATCAATTGGTCAAGACGGCTGTGCTTGAGCATCGCAAGCGCGAACAAATAAAAAATATGTCGCTGCCGATCCTGTGGACACAGGATGAACTCTATGAAAAGAAAGTCGTCTTCATCGGCATGCGTCAGCGCGAATTGTTGAACGCCTTTCGTGAGGTCCGGATTCGCCTGTTACAAAAAAGTAAGAGCGATAACATTGTGGTATTGGTGTCTTCGGTGACTACCGAGGCGGACTCGAGTTTCTTCGGCTTCAATTTAGCGGCAACTTTTGCGTTGGACCCTCACAAAACAGCCCTGTATGTCGATTGCAATCCGCACAGCACCTCCGCTGAACGTTACACCACGACGGAAGTTGACAATGGGTTAGTGCAATATCTGTTTGATAACACCATACCCTTGAAACACATTATTTATCCCAGCGGTGTTGAACGCTTACGAGTGATTCCCTCCGGTGGATTGAGTGAGTCGGCAGCGGAATTATTCAGCTCCAAGCGTATGGAAGTGTTTATCGCCGAGATAAAAAATCGCTACCCGGATCGTTTTATTGTGTTGGACGCACCGCCGGTGCAGCAGTCGACAGAGGCGCGAATATTGTCGCAGTATTGTGATCATGCTTTATTGGTCGTGCCGTTCGGAAAAGCGGTGACGAATGAAGTGTTGTCAGCCGTTGAGGCGGTAGGTAAAGAAAAGTTTGCGGGGCTGGTATTCAACAACTGA
- a CDS encoding XrtA system polysaccharide chain length determinant, with the protein MDTAFIKDILLALKAELIRFRFWCVLLFILVSGIALLVGVMWPKNYATSALLFADETNILEPLLRGRAEVTSIDRSVQAREIIYTRGIMETVARQRGMLTKDTPPEQEDRIIRAIRGGLDVRSEQNNYFRISFVSNDPDNSFETLNTIINVFIENSASKKRQESLNAFNFIDAQVQTYKRQLELAEEKLKEFNAQNVDGTEAGVATRIAELRGEIESLKITIEETEARINTITTQLGNESQYQQTKGEIDELRQRRQGLVNQLEQLLLVYQEGYPDVISLRAQIAELDTAIHMAQASGGDVYTGRGEAVENPLYEELRRQLSVAKVDLRGQKRRMESLIHLSEQEHERAQRVAANQAQLSELTRDYNVTRDVYEEMLQRKESARLSMTLDIEGQGISYRIQEPATFPLKPSGLRFIHFAIIGPILGLLAPIGLLVLYVMVDPHFRSARALQQQLPAGIELIGIIPHYHTPLSERLLRKDVVILFFLCLLAMAAYASFASYWHITRS; encoded by the coding sequence ATGGATACGGCGTTTATTAAAGATATCTTGCTCGCGTTGAAAGCAGAGTTGATCCGCTTTCGTTTCTGGTGCGTGCTGTTGTTTATTCTGGTGAGTGGCATAGCGTTGCTGGTGGGCGTTATGTGGCCCAAGAATTACGCCACCAGCGCGCTGTTATTTGCCGATGAAACCAATATTCTTGAACCCCTGTTGCGCGGACGCGCAGAAGTGACATCCATTGACCGTTCCGTGCAGGCACGCGAAATTATTTATACGCGTGGCATTATGGAAACCGTAGCGCGGCAGCGCGGTATGCTGACAAAAGATACACCGCCGGAACAAGAGGACCGCATCATTCGCGCTATACGGGGTGGCCTTGATGTGCGTTCAGAACAGAATAATTATTTCCGTATCTCGTTTGTATCCAACGATCCTGATAATTCATTTGAAACACTCAACACCATCATCAACGTCTTCATTGAAAACAGTGCCAGCAAAAAGCGTCAGGAGAGCTTAAACGCCTTTAATTTTATTGATGCACAGGTACAAACCTACAAACGACAACTGGAGCTGGCAGAAGAAAAACTCAAGGAGTTTAATGCGCAAAACGTCGACGGCACCGAAGCGGGTGTTGCCACGCGCATTGCCGAGTTACGCGGCGAAATTGAATCCCTCAAAATTACCATTGAAGAAACAGAAGCGCGCATTAACACCATCACCACTCAACTGGGTAATGAAAGCCAATATCAGCAGACCAAAGGTGAGATAGATGAGTTGCGCCAGCGTCGGCAGGGTTTGGTTAATCAACTGGAGCAACTGCTGTTGGTTTACCAGGAAGGCTATCCGGATGTTATTTCCCTGCGGGCACAAATAGCGGAATTGGATACGGCGATTCATATGGCACAGGCTTCCGGTGGTGATGTCTACACCGGGCGGGGCGAGGCGGTAGAAAATCCATTGTATGAAGAATTGCGGCGGCAATTGTCGGTGGCAAAAGTCGACTTGCGCGGCCAAAAGCGTCGTATGGAATCCTTGATACATTTGTCAGAACAGGAACACGAACGTGCGCAACGGGTCGCCGCCAATCAGGCGCAGCTTTCGGAATTAACCCGCGATTACAACGTAACCCGCGATGTATATGAAGAGATGTTGCAGCGTAAGGAATCGGCGCGCTTATCCATGACTCTGGATATTGAGGGGCAGGGAATCAGCTATCGCATTCAGGAACCGGCGACCTTTCCGTTAAAACCATCCGGCTTGCGTTTTATTCATTTCGCTATTATCGGACCCATCCTCGGATTGTTGGCACCCATTGGTTTGCTGGTGTTGTATGTCATGGTCGATCCGCATTTCCGTTCAGCGCGCGCCTTGCAGCAGCAACTGCCCGCAGGTATCGAGCTAATCGGCATTATTCCGCATTACCACACACCGCTCAGCGAACGTCTGCTGAGAAAAGATGTGGTGATATTGTTCTTTCTGTGTCTGTTGGCGATGGCCGCGTATGCCAGTTTTGCCAGCTATTGGCATATCACCAGAAGCTAA
- a CDS encoding XrtA/PEP-CTERM system exopolysaccharide export protein yields MAPPVSENAGVLEEYRIGVGDALDINVWRNPELSVSVPVRPDGKISMPLIGDIDAANLTTRELSDNIVKGLTNYVRSPQVTVIVTNPSSSDFQRRVRITGAVNNPQSIPYREGMTVLDLVLLAGGTNEFASGNGAKLYRKINGTVKVYSIRLNDLVNKGDVSTNYPLQPSDIVTVPERAF; encoded by the coding sequence ATTGCTCCACCGGTGAGCGAAAATGCCGGTGTACTTGAAGAATATCGCATTGGCGTGGGCGACGCCTTGGATATCAACGTATGGCGCAACCCTGAATTATCCGTATCGGTGCCAGTGCGGCCGGACGGAAAAATCTCCATGCCATTGATCGGCGATATTGATGCAGCCAATCTGACCACGCGCGAGTTGTCGGACAACATCGTAAAAGGTCTCACCAACTATGTGCGTAGCCCGCAGGTAACGGTGATTGTGACCAATCCCAGCAGTTCCGATTTCCAGCGTCGCGTGCGTATCACCGGTGCGGTTAACAACCCGCAATCCATTCCCTATCGCGAAGGCATGACGGTGCTGGATCTGGTATTGCTCGCCGGTGGCACCAATGAATTTGCTTCCGGCAACGGTGCAAAACTCTATCGTAAAATTAACGGCACAGTAAAAGTGTATTCGATACGGTTGAACGATCTGGTGAATAAAGGCGATGTCAGTACGAATTATCCATTGCAGCCGTCGGATATTGTAACCGTGCCGGAGCGCGCATTCTGA
- a CDS encoding TIGR03013 family XrtA/PEP-CTERM system glycosyltransferase, which translates to MSYIRLSKHYVHLPYLYLGITEALLLMLAAWLAQRVDAYITRDAVDAETITFYWFPVLVFSIVMSCCTLSMGVYTAMVREGNASMMLRTLVSFFLLGSVALFLLNLIIPGDLINQSFIFWGVIIATVLVFIARWLFLAVVDTANLKRRVILYGAGERAKTLLQDLAPEVDVLGVQIAGCVANAREPVEVDPALLIDEPQDWLSFVKQHQISEIVVSPNERRRGEGGSFPLNEFIDCKLAGVPSSDALSFCERELGKIDITLLKPSWMLFSDGFKYSKRRSVAKRLFDLALASVFFLVLWPFMVLTALAVRLDSPGPILYHQLRVGLNGKTFRIYKFRSMRQDAEAGGKAMWAQKNDSRVTRVGAFIRNTRLDELPQLYNVLTGSMSFVGPRPERPEFVSDLGKQIPFYDMRHKVKPGLMGWAQLKYPYGASVEDAKNKLQYDLYYTKNHSFLMDMLIMIQTVEIILLGKGVH; encoded by the coding sequence TTGTCGTATATCCGTCTCAGCAAACATTACGTTCATTTGCCGTATCTCTATCTCGGGATCACCGAGGCATTGTTATTGATGCTCGCCGCATGGCTGGCGCAACGCGTGGATGCATACATCACGCGCGACGCGGTAGACGCGGAGACGATCACGTTTTATTGGTTTCCCGTGCTGGTCTTTTCCATTGTGATGAGCTGCTGCACCCTGTCGATGGGTGTTTACACAGCCATGGTGCGCGAAGGGAATGCGAGCATGATGCTGCGCACCCTGGTCAGTTTCTTTTTGCTCGGCAGTGTGGCTCTGTTTTTATTAAACCTGATTATTCCCGGCGATTTAATTAATCAGAGTTTTATCTTCTGGGGCGTGATCATTGCAACGGTGCTGGTGTTTATTGCGCGCTGGTTATTTCTGGCGGTGGTTGATACGGCAAATCTGAAACGTCGCGTCATACTCTATGGTGCCGGCGAGCGTGCCAAAACCTTGTTGCAGGATCTGGCACCAGAGGTCGATGTGCTGGGTGTACAAATTGCCGGGTGTGTTGCCAATGCGCGGGAGCCGGTAGAAGTTGATCCGGCTTTGTTGATTGATGAACCACAGGACTGGCTGAGTTTTGTCAAACAACATCAGATTTCTGAAATCGTGGTATCGCCCAACGAACGTCGCCGGGGCGAGGGCGGTTCTTTTCCGCTGAATGAATTTATCGATTGCAAACTGGCCGGCGTTCCCTCCAGCGATGCACTAAGTTTTTGTGAGCGTGAGTTGGGCAAGATTGATATCACCTTGCTCAAACCCAGCTGGATGTTATTTTCTGACGGCTTCAAATATTCCAAGCGGCGCTCGGTCGCCAAGCGCTTGTTTGATCTGGCATTGGCTTCCGTGTTTTTTCTGGTGCTCTGGCCATTTATGGTGCTGACGGCCTTAGCTGTAAGGCTCGACAGTCCAGGGCCGATTTTGTATCACCAATTGCGGGTGGGGCTGAACGGAAAAACATTTCGTATTTATAAATTTCGCAGCATGCGCCAGGATGCTGAAGCCGGCGGCAAAGCCATGTGGGCACAAAAAAATGATTCCCGTGTGACCCGTGTCGGTGCCTTCATTCGCAATACCCGTCTTGATGAACTTCCTCAGCTTTACAATGTTCTTACCGGTTCAATGAGTTTTGTGGGCCCGCGTCCGGAGCGCCCGGAATTCGTCAGTGACTTGGGCAAACAGATTCCTTTTTACGATATGCGTCACAAGGTAAAGCCCGGCCTTATGGGTTGGGCACAACTGAAGTACCCCTACGGTGCATCCGTTGAAGATGCAAAGAATAAACTGCAATACGATTTGTACTACACCAAGAACCACAGCTTTCTCATGGACATGCTAATCATGATTCAAACTGTGGAGATTATTTTGTTAGGCAAGGGTGTGCATTAA
- the tviB gene encoding Vi polysaccharide biosynthesis UDP-N-acetylglucosamine C-6 dehydrogenase TviB: MFASNPTLCIIGLGYVGLPLAVEFGKKITTIGFDINQRRIDELRRGIDHTLELDTAELNEAKSLRYTTHEDDIKGCDVYIVTVPTPINESKQPDLTPLEKASQLLGRVIGKNSIVVFESTVYPGCTEEVCVPLIERGSGLVFNRDFFAGYSPERINPGDKQHRVHNITKITSGSTPDVAEYVDQLYRKIVVVGTHKASSIKVAEAAKVIENTQRDINIALINELALIFKRLNIDTLEVLEAAGTKWNFLPFRPGLVGGHCISVDPYYLTHKAQQVGYNPEVILAGRRINDGMGNFIADSVVKLMTQRKTHVVDSNILIMGLTFKENCPDLRNTRVIDIIHELQKYNANVHVYDPWADKAEAQHEYALDLIDNPQAGGYDAVILCVGHQKFRELGADAIRAFGKPNHVLFDVKHILPKEAVDARL; this comes from the coding sequence ATGTTTGCCAGCAACCCCACCCTTTGCATCATCGGTCTCGGTTATGTCGGCCTGCCACTGGCGGTCGAATTCGGAAAAAAAATTACCACCATCGGGTTTGATATCAATCAGCGCCGGATCGATGAATTGCGCCGTGGCATCGACCATACATTAGAGCTGGATACTGCCGAACTCAACGAAGCGAAATCGCTGCGTTACACAACGCACGAAGATGACATCAAAGGTTGTGATGTCTACATCGTCACCGTGCCCACCCCGATCAACGAAAGCAAACAACCTGACCTGACCCCACTGGAAAAAGCATCTCAGCTACTTGGCCGGGTGATCGGTAAAAACAGCATCGTGGTGTTTGAATCCACGGTATACCCCGGTTGCACCGAAGAAGTGTGTGTCCCGCTTATCGAGCGGGGTTCGGGTTTGGTATTTAACCGGGATTTTTTTGCCGGCTATAGCCCCGAGCGGATTAACCCGGGCGACAAGCAGCACCGGGTCCACAACATCACCAAGATCACCTCCGGTTCTACGCCGGACGTCGCTGAATATGTCGACCAGCTTTATCGCAAAATTGTGGTGGTCGGCACACACAAGGCCAGCAGCATCAAGGTGGCGGAAGCGGCCAAGGTGATCGAAAATACCCAGCGCGATATCAACATTGCGCTGATCAATGAGCTGGCACTGATCTTCAAGCGCCTGAATATCGACACCCTGGAAGTACTCGAAGCCGCCGGCACCAAGTGGAATTTCCTGCCCTTCCGCCCCGGCCTGGTAGGCGGTCACTGCATCAGCGTGGACCCTTATTACCTTACCCATAAAGCACAGCAGGTCGGTTATAACCCTGAAGTCATTCTGGCCGGCCGCCGCATCAACGACGGCATGGGCAATTTCATCGCGGATTCGGTGGTGAAATTGATGACCCAGCGCAAGACCCACGTGGTGGATTCCAACATCCTGATCATGGGCCTGACCTTCAAGGAAAACTGCCCGGATTTGCGCAACACCCGCGTCATCGACATCATTCACGAACTGCAAAAATATAATGCTAATGTGCATGTGTACGACCCCTGGGCCGACAAAGCCGAGGCCCAACACGAGTACGCGCTTGATCTGATTGATAACCCCCAGGCAGGGGGGTACGATGCGGTCATTCTGTGCGTCGGCCATCAGAAATTCCGCGAATTGGGTGCCGACGCGATTCGCGCCTTCGGCAAACCCAACCACGTGCTCTTTGATGTCAAACACATCCTGCCCAAAGAAGCCGTGGATGCACGTCTGTAA
- a CDS encoding NAD-dependent epimerase, with protein MKVLVTGTAGFIGSSLAKRLLARGDEVIGVDNLNDYYDVQIKKDRLAQLLPQTGFTDVRANIEDKAAIDKIFKEHKPDRVVNLAAQAGVRYSLINPQAYIDSNITGFLNILEACRHIGTEHLVYASSSSVYGANTAMPFSVHNNVDHPVSLYATSKKANELMAHTYSHLFNIPTTGLRFFTVYGPWGRPDMALFIFTKKILAGEPIDVFNFGHHRRDFTYIDDIVEGVIRTLDHVAPTNPQWNGDKPDPATSKAPYRIYNIGSNNPVELLRYIEVLEDCLGKKAIKNLLPLQPGDVPDTYADVDALIEDVDYKPTTPVETGIDNFVKWYRDYYKV; from the coding sequence ATGAAAGTGTTAGTGACCGGCACCGCCGGATTTATCGGTTCCAGCCTGGCAAAACGTTTGTTAGCACGCGGTGATGAAGTCATCGGCGTCGATAATCTTAACGATTATTACGATGTGCAAATTAAAAAAGACCGCCTCGCACAATTGCTGCCACAAACCGGCTTTACCGATGTGCGCGCCAACATTGAAGACAAAGCGGCCATCGACAAGATCTTCAAGGAACACAAACCGGACCGCGTAGTGAATCTCGCCGCCCAGGCCGGTGTGCGCTACTCGCTGATCAACCCGCAGGCTTACATTGATTCCAACATCACCGGTTTTTTAAATATTCTGGAAGCCTGTCGCCACATCGGCACCGAACACCTGGTGTATGCCTCCAGCAGCTCCGTGTACGGCGCCAACACGGCCATGCCGTTTTCCGTGCACAACAACGTGGATCACCCGGTCAGCCTTTACGCCACCAGTAAAAAAGCCAACGAATTAATGGCGCATACCTACAGCCATTTATTCAACATTCCCACCACCGGGTTGCGCTTCTTTACCGTATACGGCCCCTGGGGTCGCCCGGACATGGCGTTGTTTATCTTCACCAAAAAGATTCTCGCGGGCGAGCCGATCGATGTATTTAATTTCGGCCATCACCGCCGTGACTTCACCTACATCGACGATATCGTCGAAGGCGTGATTCGCACGCTGGACCATGTTGCGCCGACCAATCCGCAATGGAACGGCGACAAACCGGACCCCGCCACCTCCAAAGCGCCGTATCGCATCTACAACATCGGCAGTAATAATCCGGTGGAATTGTTGCGCTACATTGAAGTGCTGGAAGATTGCCTCGGCAAAAAAGCGATCAAGAATTTATTACCCTTGCAACCCGGCGATGTGCCGGATACCTACGCCGATGTGGACGCACTGATTGAAGACGTGGACTACAAACCCACCACGCCGGTGGAAACGGGGATTGATAATTTCGTGAAATGGTATCGGGACTATTACAAAGTCTAG
- a CDS encoding XrtA system polysaccharide deacetylase, whose product MKANTVTHAMTVDVEDYYQVAAFANVIKPAEWTQWPSRVEENTDKLLQLFDDAGIKITFFILGWVAERHPELVKRIHAQGHEIASHGYSHQLIYKQTPDVFRDETARSKQILEGIINTPVTGYRAASYSITRKSLWALDILAELGFTWDSSIFPTRHDNYGIPGSPETPYTIITSKGVRLTEFPLTTAKVLGQAIPAAGGGYFRQYPYALSRWLFERASLNQTKPQIFYLHPWEIDPDQPRIPNASWFSRFRHYTNLKRCLPRLERMIDDFQFGTISQSLGSVAISQTLTLQDLAGSPENIESTKLAMDSGRRDK is encoded by the coding sequence ATGAAAGCAAACACTGTGACCCACGCGATGACCGTCGATGTGGAGGACTACTACCAGGTCGCCGCCTTCGCCAATGTCATCAAGCCCGCCGAATGGACGCAATGGCCGTCGCGCGTGGAAGAAAACACGGACAAGTTGCTGCAACTGTTCGACGATGCCGGTATCAAGATCACCTTCTTTATCCTCGGCTGGGTGGCGGAACGCCACCCTGAACTGGTCAAACGCATCCACGCCCAAGGCCATGAAATCGCGTCCCACGGTTACAGCCATCAATTGATTTACAAACAAACGCCCGACGTATTTCGCGATGAAACCGCGCGCTCGAAGCAGATATTGGAAGGCATTATCAACACGCCGGTGACCGGCTACCGCGCCGCCAGCTACTCAATTACCCGCAAATCGCTGTGGGCGCTGGATATTCTCGCGGAGCTGGGTTTCACTTGGGACTCCAGTATCTTCCCGACCCGCCATGATAACTACGGCATCCCCGGCAGCCCCGAAACGCCCTACACCATTATTACCAGCAAAGGCGTGCGACTGACGGAATTCCCGCTCACCACCGCCAAGGTACTCGGGCAAGCCATACCGGCCGCCGGCGGCGGCTACTTTCGCCAATACCCCTACGCCCTGTCGCGCTGGCTGTTCGAACGCGCCAGTCTCAACCAGACCAAACCGCAAATTTTCTACCTCCACCCCTGGGAGATAGACCCGGACCAACCGCGCATCCCCAACGCCAGCTGGTTCTCCCGCTTCCGCCACTACACCAACCTCAAACGCTGCCTGCCGCGCCTGGAACGCATGATCGACGACTTCCAGTTCGGCACCATCAGCCAAAGCCTGGGCTCCGTCGCCATCAGCCAGACCCTGACGCTACAAGACCTGGCGGGATCACCGGAAAATATCGAATCAACCAAATTGGCCATGGACTCAGGCCGCCGAGACAAGTAA